A DNA window from Bacteroides cellulosilyticus contains the following coding sequences:
- a CDS encoding lipocalin family protein: protein MKTLRFIGMAIIAVIMSVSFMACGDDDEEGGGNAASLVGKWKIEKINEDGETLEWDGHPYFVVTEKHLYFTDDNGETKSDYSTYTYDADKKIINASYVNQDNSYTIEVLKLTDSEFHWQWDDEGIITFYCKKVN, encoded by the coding sequence ATGAAAACATTAAGATTTATTGGAATGGCAATTATTGCCGTAATTATGAGTGTGAGCTTTATGGCTTGTGGTGATGATGATGAAGAGGGAGGTGGTAATGCTGCAAGCCTTGTAGGTAAGTGGAAAATTGAAAAGATAAACGAAGATGGAGAAACCTTAGAATGGGATGGTCATCCGTATTTTGTCGTTACAGAAAAGCATCTCTATTTTACAGATGATAATGGAGAAACAAAGTCTGATTACAGTACTTATACTTATGATGCAGATAAGAAGATTATTAACGCAAGTTATGTCAACCAAGATAATTCTTATACCATCGAAGTATTGAAACTTACAGATAGTGAATTTCACTGGCAATGGGATGATGAAGGTATCATAACATTCTATTGTAAGAAAGTTAACTAA
- a CDS encoding recombinase family protein produces the protein METKAVIYARVSSNNDRQDTTRQIEDLKKYAISKNIEIINIFEEHISGAKKNEERQVLTDCLEYCTQHSVNYLLLSELSRLGRSTLQVLRSLEILHEAKVSVYIQNLGLYTLQTDGKVNPIVSVLTTLLAEMGNIERSNIQYRLNSGRANYIAKGGKLGRKKGSIKTEDRKKEEYRDTIALLKKGYSIRNIAKLQGIGISTVQRIKNQFIKT, from the coding sequence ATGGAAACAAAAGCGGTAATTTATGCCCGTGTCTCGTCAAATAATGACAGACAGGACACAACAAGACAGATAGAGGATTTAAAGAAGTATGCCATTTCCAAGAATATAGAAATCATTAATATATTTGAGGAACATATCAGTGGCGCAAAGAAGAATGAGGAAAGGCAAGTTCTAACGGACTGTTTGGAGTATTGCACTCAACATTCAGTCAATTACTTATTGCTATCTGAACTCTCACGTTTGGGAAGAAGTACTTTGCAGGTGCTTCGCTCTTTAGAAATACTGCATGAGGCAAAGGTATCTGTATATATTCAGAATTTAGGGCTTTACACTTTACAGACAGATGGCAAGGTCAATCCTATTGTTTCAGTACTCACAACTTTATTGGCAGAGATGGGAAACATAGAGCGGTCAAATATACAATACCGCTTAAACAGTGGTAGGGCTAACTACATTGCCAAAGGTGGTAAATTGGGAAGAAAGAAAGGCAGTATTAAAACGGAAGACAGAAAGAAAGAGGAATACAGAGATACCATAGCTTTATTAAAGAAAGGCTATTCAATTAGGAATATTGCCAAACTGCAAGGTATTGGTATTTCTACAGTTCAACGGATAAAGAATCAATTTATAAAAACATGA